A single Anomalospiza imberbis isolate Cuckoo-Finch-1a 21T00152 chromosome 15, ASM3175350v1, whole genome shotgun sequence DNA region contains:
- the LEAP2 gene encoding liver-expressed antimicrobial peptide 2 — MPWWKVMAALLLCSLLLSQTHGVSLSLSQPQAQPRSPRQRRMTPFWRGVSLRPIGASCRDNSECLTMLCRKNRCLLSTASA; from the exons aTGCCCTGGTGGAAAGTGATGGcagcccttctgctctgctcactgctgctcagccag ACCCACggcgtgtccctgtccctgagccagccccaggcccagccccgcagtcccCGGCAGCGGCGGATGACGCCCTTCTGGAGAGGGGTGTCCCTGAGACCCATCGGAGCCTCGTGCAGGGACAACAGCGAGTGCCTCACCATGCTCTGCAG gaaaaacCGCTGCCTCCTCTCCACGGCCTCGGCGTGA
- the AFF4 gene encoding AF4/FMR2 family member 4 isoform X2, with translation MNREDRNVLRMKERERRNQEIQQGDEAFPPNSPLFAEPYKVTSKEDKLSSRIQSMLGNYDEMTDLIGDRPLQKIVAIPKPSVPAAPDDKPTPGFFGEQRHGAGSHQSSKWTPVGPAPSTSAQSQKRSAGLGAHGQRSGGGAAGAGARHERDSYGGGGRKKGQHGSEHSKGRSGSPGKPPAVSSLASGHSRAHGSDHHGKDHQRSKSPRDPEPSWDSPSRVPSFASGQHSTQSFPPSLMSKSSSMLQKPTAYVRPMDGQESMEPKLSSEHYSSQTHGSGVNELKPSSKAHLTKLKIPSQPLDASASGEVSCVDEILKEMTHSWPPPLTAIHTPCKTEPSKFPFPTKESQQSSFGTGEQKRYNPSSKTSNGHQSKSCESNQTDMLKDDLKLSSSEDSDGEQDCDKTVPRSTPGSNSEPSQHNSEGADNSRDDSSSHSGSESSSGSDSESESSSSDSEANEPSQSASPEPEPPPTNKWQLDNWLNKVNSHKVSPASSVDSNIPSSQGYKKEGRDQGTGSGYTDQGGSKDSISSTPGRDSKPTQKGSESGRGRQKSPAQSDSSTQRRTVGKKQPKKAEKTSVEEPRGGLKIESETPVDMATNIPSNRHKAATKGSRKPNIKKEPKSSPRPTTEKKKYKASSKSAQKSREFIETDTSSSDSDENESLPPSSQTPKYSESNRTPVKSSMEEDDSFFRQRMFSPMEEKELLSPLSDPDERYPLIVKIDLSLLSRIPGKPYKDAEGAKAEKKSAPEKHAREAQKQPSDKSSTKGKRKHKQNEDENRASESKKTKLEEKAPSGHKNSSSRESSKPSAVKEKDLLPSPAAPALQKDSKQEHSSRKRTVSQSSSLKSSSNPGKESSSGSKSSSSSKQKKTEGKGSSSAKEAKEKILNNSSSCPPASAQATESAKSRRAKLVFDDRTYSADHYLQEAKKLKHNADALSDRFEKAVYYLDAVVSFIECGNALEKNAQESKSPFPMYSETVELIKYTMKLKNYLAPDATAADKRLAVLCLRCQALLYLRLFKLKKESALKYSKTLTEHLKNCYNNSQAPSPGMGSKPVGMPSPVSPKLSPGNSGNYSSGAANPSGSGSSVTIPQRIHQMAASYVQVTSNFLYATEIWEQAEQLSREQKASKSTSNTSKHHFDQYILRQERRSVAKCQSGHVFK, from the exons ATGAACCGTGAAGACCGGAATGTGCTGCGtatgaaagaaagggaaaggcgAAATCAAGAAATTCAGCAGGGTGACGAAGCCTTCCCACCCAACTCTCCTCTCTTTGCTGAACCGTACAAAGTG ACCAGCAAAGAAGACAAGCTGTCGAGCCGCATCCAGAGCATGCTCGGTAACTATGATGAGATGACGGATCTCATCGGGGACCGGCCGCTCCAGAAGATCGTCGCCATCCCCAAGCCCTCGGTTCCCGCAGCGCCCGATGACAAACCCACGCCCGGCTTCTTCGGCGAGCAGCGGCACGGCGCgggctctcaccagagcagcAAATGGACCCCGGTGGGGCCGGCCCCCAGCACCTCGGCCCAGTCCCAGAAGCGCTcggcggggctgggggcccACGGGCAGCGCTccgggggcggcgcggccggcGCCGGGGCCCGGCACGAGCGCGACTCCtacggcggcggcggccgcaaGAAGGGCCAGCACGGCTCGGAGCACTCCAAGGGCCGCTCCGGCAGCCCCGGGAAGCCGCCGGCCGTGTCCTCGCTGGCCTCCGGCCACTCCCGAGCCCACGGCAGCGACCACCACGGCAAGGACCACCAGCGCTCCAAGTCGCCCCGGGACCCCGAGCCCAGCTGGGACTCTCCCTCCCGCGTGCCCTCGTTCGCCAGCGGGCAGCACTCGACCCAGTCCTTCCCACCCTCGCTGATGTCCAAGTCCAGTTCAATGTTACAGAAGCCCACTGCCTACGTCAGGCCGATGGATGGGCAGGAGTCCATGGAACCAAAGCTATCCTCGGAACACTACAGCAGCCAGACCCACGGCAGCGGCGTCAACGAGCTGAAGCCCAGCAGCAAGGCGCACCTGACCAAGCTGAAAATTCCTTCTCAGCCACTGGAT GCATCAGCCTCTGGTGAGGTGAGCTGCGTGGACGAAATCCTCAAA gAGATGACCCACTCCTGGCCTCCTCCACTGACTGCCATCCACACCCCCTGCAAAACCGAACCCTCCAAATTCCCCTTTCCAACAAAG GAGTCTCAGCAGTCCAGTTTTGGCACTGGAGAACAGA AACGATACAATCCCTCCTCCAAAACATCCAATGGTCATCAATCCAAATC ATGTGAATCGAACCAGACAGA TATGTTGAAAGATGACTTAAAACTTAGCAGTAGTGAAGACAGCGATGGAGAGCAG GACTGCGATAAGACCGTGCCAAGGAGCACACCTGGAAG TAATTCTGAGCCTTCCCAGCACAACAGTGAAGGAGCAGACAACTCCAGGGATGACTCGAGCAGCCACAGCGGCTCCGAGAGCAGCTCCGGCTCCGACTCGGAGAGCGAGAGCAGCTCCAGTGACAGCGAGGCCAACGAGCCATCCCAGAGTGCATCCCCCGAG CCAGAGCCACCACCCACAAACAAGTGGCAGCTGGATAACTGGTTGAACAAAGTTAATTCCCATAAAGTGTCACCAGCTTCTTCTGTGGACAGCAATATCCCTTCTTCCCAAGGCTACAAGAAAGAGGGACGGGATCAGGGTACAGGGAGTGGGTACACTGATCAAGGTGGATCCAAGGACTCCATTTCTTCTACACCAGGGAGAGATTCCAAACCCACCCAGAAGGGCTCGGAGAGCGGTCGTGGGAGGCAGAAATCACCTGCCCAGAGCGACAGCTCGACTCAGAGGAGGACTGTAGGGAAAAAACAGcccaagaaagcagaaaagacaTCTGTGGAAGAGCCCAGAGGAGGTCTTAAAATAGAAAGTGAAACCCCAGTAGACATGGCAACAAACATCCCTTCCAACAGGCACAAGGCAGCCACCAAAGGCTCCAGGAAACCCAATATAAAGAAGGAGCCCAAGTCTTCCCCTCGACCtacaacagagaaaaagaaatacaaggCTTCAAGCAAATCTGCCCAGAAATCCAGGGAATTCATCGAAACAGATACCTCATCCTCTGATTCAGATGAAAATGAGAGTCTGCCTCCTTCCTCACAAACACCCAAATACTCTGAGAGCAATAGGACTCCTGTTAAATCTTCCATGGAGGAGGATGACAGCTTTTTTCGGCAAAGAATGTTCTCTCCTATGGAAGAGAAAGAGCTTCTGTCCCCGCTGAGTGATCCTGATGAAAGGTACCCACTCATTGTGAAGATTGACCTGAGCCTCTTATCCAGGATACCAGGGAAGCCTTACAAGGACGCCGAGGGAGCCAAGGCGGAGAAGAAGAGCGCTCCGGAGAAGCACGCCCGGGAGGCCCAGAAACAGCCCTCGGACAAGAGCTCCACCAAAGGCAAGAGGAAACACAAACAG AACGAGGATGAAAACAGAGCCAgtgaaagcaagaaaacaaaactggaagaaaaagcTCCCTCAGGACACAAgaattccagcagcaggga GTCTTCAAAGCCAAGTGCTGTTAAAGAGAAGGATTTActgccctcccctgctgccccagccctgcagaaggATTCCAAGCAGGAACACAGCTCCAGGAAGAGAACAGTCAGTCAGTCCTCATCCCTAAAATCCAGCAGCAACCCAGGCAAggagagcagcagtggcagcaagagcagctcCTCTTCCAAGCAGAAGAAGACAGAGGGGAAGGgctccagcagtgccaaggAAGCCAAG GAAAAGATCCTGAACAATTCCTCCAgctgccctcctgcctctgctcagGCCACGGAGAGTGCGAAGTCGAGGAGAGCAAAGCTCGTTTTTGATGATAG GACTTACTCAGCTGATCATTATTTGCAGGAAGCAAAGAAGCTGAAACACAATGCAGATGCTTTG TCGGACAGGTTCGAGAAGGCCGTGTACTACCTGGATGCTGTCGTGTCCTTCATTGAGTGTGGGAATGCATTGGAGAAAAATGCTCAGGAATCCAAGTCCCCGTTCCCTATGTATTCAGAAACTGTGGAATTAATCAA ATACACTATGAAACTGAAGAATTACTTGGCCCCGGATGCGACGGCTGCAGACAAAAGGCTGGCAGTGCTTTG CCTTCGGTGCCAAGCTCTCCTGTACCTGAGgcttttcaaactgaaaaaggaaAGTGCATTGAAATACTCAAAAACTCTGACTGAACATCTGAAG AATTGCTACAATAATTCTCAAGCACCATCACCTGGTATGGGAAG CAAACCTGTCGGGATGCCATCTCCAGTGTCTCCAAAGCTGTCTCCGGGGAATTCAGGAAATTACTCTTCCGGAGCAGCCAACCCTTCAGGGAGCGGGTCCTCGGTGACGATCCCGCAGCGCATCCATCAGATGGCTGCCAGCTACGTCCAGGTCACCTCCAACTTCCTCTATGCCACTGAAATCTGGGAACAAGCGGAACAGCTCTCGAGAGAACAGAAAG ccTCCAAGTCAACATCCAACACATCAAAACATCATTTTGATCAATACATTTTAAGACAGGAGAGAAGGTCAGTGGCAAAATGTCAGTCAGGACATGTATTTAAGTAA
- the AFF4 gene encoding AF4/FMR2 family member 4 isoform X1, whose product MNREDRNVLRMKERERRNQEIQQGDEAFPPNSPLFAEPYKVTSKEDKLSSRIQSMLGNYDEMTDLIGDRPLQKIVAIPKPSVPAAPDDKPTPGFFGEQRHGAGSHQSSKWTPVGPAPSTSAQSQKRSAGLGAHGQRSGGGAAGAGARHERDSYGGGGRKKGQHGSEHSKGRSGSPGKPPAVSSLASGHSRAHGSDHHGKDHQRSKSPRDPEPSWDSPSRVPSFASGQHSTQSFPPSLMSKSSSMLQKPTAYVRPMDGQESMEPKLSSEHYSSQTHGSGVNELKPSSKAHLTKLKIPSQPLDASASGEVSCVDEILKEMTHSWPPPLTAIHTPCKTEPSKFPFPTKESQQSSFGTGEQKRYNPSSKTSNGHQSKSCESNQTDMLKDDLKLSSSEDSDGEQDCDKTVPRSTPGSNSEPSQHNSEGADNSRDDSSSHSGSESSSGSDSESESSSSDSEANEPSQSASPEPEPPPTNKWQLDNWLNKVNSHKVSPASSVDSNIPSSQGYKKEGRDQGTGSGYTDQGGSKDSISSTPGRDSKPTQKGSESGRGRQKSPAQSDSSTQRRTVGKKQPKKAEKTSVEEPRGGLKIESETPVDMATNIPSNRHKAATKGSRKPNIKKEPKSSPRPTTEKKKYKASSKSAQKSREFIETDTSSSDSDENESLPPSSQTPKYSESNRTPVKSSMEEDDSFFRQRMFSPMEEKELLSPLSDPDERYPLIVKIDLSLLSRIPGKPYKDAEGAKAEKKSAPEKHAREAQKQPSDKSSTKGKRKHKQNEDENRASESKKTKLEEKAPSGHKNSSSRESSKPSAVKEKDLLPSPAAPALQKDSKQEHSSRKRTVSQSSSLKSSSNPGKESSSGSKSSSSSKQKKTEGKGSSSAKEAKEKILNNSSSCPPASAQATESAKSRRAKLVFDDRTYSADHYLQEAKKLKHNADALSDRFEKAVYYLDAVVSFIECGNALEKNAQESKSPFPMYSETVELIKYTMKLKNYLAPDATAADKRLAVLCLRCQALLYLRLFKLKKESALKYSKTLTEHLKNCYNNSQAPSPGMGSKPVGMPSPVSPKLSPGNSGNYSSGAANPSGSGSSVTIPQRIHQMAASYVQVTSNFLYATEIWEQAEQLSREQKEFFAELDKVMGPLVFNTSIMTELVRYTRQGLHWLRLDAK is encoded by the exons ATGAACCGTGAAGACCGGAATGTGCTGCGtatgaaagaaagggaaaggcgAAATCAAGAAATTCAGCAGGGTGACGAAGCCTTCCCACCCAACTCTCCTCTCTTTGCTGAACCGTACAAAGTG ACCAGCAAAGAAGACAAGCTGTCGAGCCGCATCCAGAGCATGCTCGGTAACTATGATGAGATGACGGATCTCATCGGGGACCGGCCGCTCCAGAAGATCGTCGCCATCCCCAAGCCCTCGGTTCCCGCAGCGCCCGATGACAAACCCACGCCCGGCTTCTTCGGCGAGCAGCGGCACGGCGCgggctctcaccagagcagcAAATGGACCCCGGTGGGGCCGGCCCCCAGCACCTCGGCCCAGTCCCAGAAGCGCTcggcggggctgggggcccACGGGCAGCGCTccgggggcggcgcggccggcGCCGGGGCCCGGCACGAGCGCGACTCCtacggcggcggcggccgcaaGAAGGGCCAGCACGGCTCGGAGCACTCCAAGGGCCGCTCCGGCAGCCCCGGGAAGCCGCCGGCCGTGTCCTCGCTGGCCTCCGGCCACTCCCGAGCCCACGGCAGCGACCACCACGGCAAGGACCACCAGCGCTCCAAGTCGCCCCGGGACCCCGAGCCCAGCTGGGACTCTCCCTCCCGCGTGCCCTCGTTCGCCAGCGGGCAGCACTCGACCCAGTCCTTCCCACCCTCGCTGATGTCCAAGTCCAGTTCAATGTTACAGAAGCCCACTGCCTACGTCAGGCCGATGGATGGGCAGGAGTCCATGGAACCAAAGCTATCCTCGGAACACTACAGCAGCCAGACCCACGGCAGCGGCGTCAACGAGCTGAAGCCCAGCAGCAAGGCGCACCTGACCAAGCTGAAAATTCCTTCTCAGCCACTGGAT GCATCAGCCTCTGGTGAGGTGAGCTGCGTGGACGAAATCCTCAAA gAGATGACCCACTCCTGGCCTCCTCCACTGACTGCCATCCACACCCCCTGCAAAACCGAACCCTCCAAATTCCCCTTTCCAACAAAG GAGTCTCAGCAGTCCAGTTTTGGCACTGGAGAACAGA AACGATACAATCCCTCCTCCAAAACATCCAATGGTCATCAATCCAAATC ATGTGAATCGAACCAGACAGA TATGTTGAAAGATGACTTAAAACTTAGCAGTAGTGAAGACAGCGATGGAGAGCAG GACTGCGATAAGACCGTGCCAAGGAGCACACCTGGAAG TAATTCTGAGCCTTCCCAGCACAACAGTGAAGGAGCAGACAACTCCAGGGATGACTCGAGCAGCCACAGCGGCTCCGAGAGCAGCTCCGGCTCCGACTCGGAGAGCGAGAGCAGCTCCAGTGACAGCGAGGCCAACGAGCCATCCCAGAGTGCATCCCCCGAG CCAGAGCCACCACCCACAAACAAGTGGCAGCTGGATAACTGGTTGAACAAAGTTAATTCCCATAAAGTGTCACCAGCTTCTTCTGTGGACAGCAATATCCCTTCTTCCCAAGGCTACAAGAAAGAGGGACGGGATCAGGGTACAGGGAGTGGGTACACTGATCAAGGTGGATCCAAGGACTCCATTTCTTCTACACCAGGGAGAGATTCCAAACCCACCCAGAAGGGCTCGGAGAGCGGTCGTGGGAGGCAGAAATCACCTGCCCAGAGCGACAGCTCGACTCAGAGGAGGACTGTAGGGAAAAAACAGcccaagaaagcagaaaagacaTCTGTGGAAGAGCCCAGAGGAGGTCTTAAAATAGAAAGTGAAACCCCAGTAGACATGGCAACAAACATCCCTTCCAACAGGCACAAGGCAGCCACCAAAGGCTCCAGGAAACCCAATATAAAGAAGGAGCCCAAGTCTTCCCCTCGACCtacaacagagaaaaagaaatacaaggCTTCAAGCAAATCTGCCCAGAAATCCAGGGAATTCATCGAAACAGATACCTCATCCTCTGATTCAGATGAAAATGAGAGTCTGCCTCCTTCCTCACAAACACCCAAATACTCTGAGAGCAATAGGACTCCTGTTAAATCTTCCATGGAGGAGGATGACAGCTTTTTTCGGCAAAGAATGTTCTCTCCTATGGAAGAGAAAGAGCTTCTGTCCCCGCTGAGTGATCCTGATGAAAGGTACCCACTCATTGTGAAGATTGACCTGAGCCTCTTATCCAGGATACCAGGGAAGCCTTACAAGGACGCCGAGGGAGCCAAGGCGGAGAAGAAGAGCGCTCCGGAGAAGCACGCCCGGGAGGCCCAGAAACAGCCCTCGGACAAGAGCTCCACCAAAGGCAAGAGGAAACACAAACAG AACGAGGATGAAAACAGAGCCAgtgaaagcaagaaaacaaaactggaagaaaaagcTCCCTCAGGACACAAgaattccagcagcaggga GTCTTCAAAGCCAAGTGCTGTTAAAGAGAAGGATTTActgccctcccctgctgccccagccctgcagaaggATTCCAAGCAGGAACACAGCTCCAGGAAGAGAACAGTCAGTCAGTCCTCATCCCTAAAATCCAGCAGCAACCCAGGCAAggagagcagcagtggcagcaagagcagctcCTCTTCCAAGCAGAAGAAGACAGAGGGGAAGGgctccagcagtgccaaggAAGCCAAG GAAAAGATCCTGAACAATTCCTCCAgctgccctcctgcctctgctcagGCCACGGAGAGTGCGAAGTCGAGGAGAGCAAAGCTCGTTTTTGATGATAG GACTTACTCAGCTGATCATTATTTGCAGGAAGCAAAGAAGCTGAAACACAATGCAGATGCTTTG TCGGACAGGTTCGAGAAGGCCGTGTACTACCTGGATGCTGTCGTGTCCTTCATTGAGTGTGGGAATGCATTGGAGAAAAATGCTCAGGAATCCAAGTCCCCGTTCCCTATGTATTCAGAAACTGTGGAATTAATCAA ATACACTATGAAACTGAAGAATTACTTGGCCCCGGATGCGACGGCTGCAGACAAAAGGCTGGCAGTGCTTTG CCTTCGGTGCCAAGCTCTCCTGTACCTGAGgcttttcaaactgaaaaaggaaAGTGCATTGAAATACTCAAAAACTCTGACTGAACATCTGAAG AATTGCTACAATAATTCTCAAGCACCATCACCTGGTATGGGAAG CAAACCTGTCGGGATGCCATCTCCAGTGTCTCCAAAGCTGTCTCCGGGGAATTCAGGAAATTACTCTTCCGGAGCAGCCAACCCTTCAGGGAGCGGGTCCTCGGTGACGATCCCGCAGCGCATCCATCAGATGGCTGCCAGCTACGTCCAGGTCACCTCCAACTTCCTCTATGCCACTGAAATCTGGGAACAAGCGGAACAGCTCTCGAGAGAACAGAAAG AGTTCTTTGCAGAACTGGACAAGGTGATGGGGCCCCTGGTGTTTAACACGAGCATCATGACGGAGCTGGTGCGCTACACGCGGCAGGGCCTGCACTGGCTGCGCCTGGACGCCAAGtga